One region of Fusarium oxysporum f. sp. lycopersici 4287 chromosome 14, whole genome shotgun sequence genomic DNA includes:
- a CDS encoding hypothetical protein (At least one base has a quality score < 10) codes for MSANVNPVQQQNAAANLQGHQPAAPANPAPVNRPPTDQNMDDADDSSQSSDDSEVERLREQLGNVTNEMNEMRQMLEEFTALQHQQNQSNNNTQQEMYNLASAANNGRDPGEVLKPSPPEYFDGTPSKLPTFLTQSRAFITYYPNQFRNDSAKVMYMAGRLIKTAAQWFQPIMNDYMTNPPYKLQPRTALLFGENGRHEMEEALKMAFGTIDEKGQAERKIKTLKQTGSASTLGVEFLQLASKLPWDQDVLMSFFFDALKEQVQQELWEKDRPRTLVEYINMAVKIDDRQFAWRTRNSRGNKGRQDNKPRYHANQGRTRQTDTSYGTEAGPMAIGMTKRDKSKVTCYNCGKKGHYERECKNPVKTNQKYRPVPEGKKINMVKKNEEPQMAIKTINMTRKDGYDMTQAKVHQQLRSNPSMYTTRSLAKKKPLEKYYSKLEPEQRPVLGHTAPSTEVLYSRSKEEKREKRNNREQKKRQQAKKDKTIELEWVPVPEHNQQPTKGKSIFMVRKGKEIAPKPDNEPSTKEVNQEIDNIPVKVTSRRPNRHTNDPNYLESCRVQRESDARKLRNKNEKTIWNTPIVPQYDEFNQRFWTNKHQKYTELARERAITEQDDDIYIRAYTKEMLEDPTTPEERMQAEKDLRRYPNHPNHKQISWVSCTRHYCSRHQQDKIANDCFPVQVPEHQEQKPYLIIDTVGYRVTKKYRGSQVAKLEAHTETRERALAHIQNSRHVSQWRQRVQQEVEIAEDETLDQELSQINQDITRWEGELSQDEQDILRQLDKQQLQERLIQTEEEKGRPLTEGEKADIILDHEVGKMEAAYQQKLATQNECPDDINCTKSECSMDHPWGKGTRHL; via the coding sequence GTCACCAATGAGATGAACGAAATGCGACAGATGCTGGAAGAATTCACCGCTCTGCAGCACCAGCAGAATCagagcaacaacaacacccaGCAGGAGATGTACAACCTGGCCTCGGCAGCCAACAATGGGAGAGACCCAGGAGAAGTCCTCAAGCCTAGCCCGCCTGAGTACTTCGACGGAACCCCGAGCAAGCTACCCACGTTCCTTACTCAAAGCCGAGCCTTCATCACGTACTATCCGAATCAGTTTCGCAACGATTCCGCCAAAGTAATGTACATGGCAGGAAGACTCATCAAAACTGCAGCCCAATGGTTTCAACCCATCATGAATGACTACATGACAAACCCACCTTACAAACTACAACCACGAACCGCTTTACTCTTCGGAGAAAACGGACGTCACGAGATGGAAGAAGCACTCAAAATGGCGTTCGGAACCATTGACGAAAAAGGCCAAGCAGAAAGGAAAATCAAAACACTTAAGCAAACCGGATCAGCATCTACCCTAGGAGTTGAGTTTTTGCAACTCGCAAGCAAGCTACCCTGGGACCAAGACGTATTGATGTCATTTTTCTTCGACGCACTCAAAGAACAAGTCCAACAAGAATTATGGGAGAAAGATCGACCCAGGACATTGGTCGAATACATCAATATGGCAGTCAAAATCGATGACCGACAATTCGCATGGAGAACTCGTAACTCACGAGGAAACAAGGGACGACAAGACAATAAACCTAGATACCATGCCAACCAAGGGAGAACTCGACAAACTGACACGTCCTACGGCACCGAAGCAGGACCAATGGCTATAGGAATGACTAAACGAGACAAGTCCAAAGTCACTTGCTACAACTGTGGCAAGAAAGGACACTACGAACGAGAATGTAAGAACCCCGTCAAAACTAACCAAAAATACAGACCTGTTCCAGAAGGTAAGAAAATCAACATGGTCAAGAAAAACGAAGAACCTCAGATGGCAATCAAAACCATCAACATGACTCGAAAAGACGGATACGATATGACACAAGCAAAAGTACATCAACAACTTCGATCCAACCCCTCGATGTACACGACCCGTTCCTTAGCAAAGAAGAAACCCCTCGAAAAATACTATTCCAAACTGGAACCAGAACAACGACCTGTTCTAGGACATACGGCCCCATCCACAGAAGTTCTCTATTCACGAagcaaggaagaaaaaagagagaaaagaaacaacCGCGAACAGAAGAAACGGCAACAGGCCAAAAAAGACAAAACAATTGAGTTAGAATGGGTACCAGTACCCGagcacaaccaacaacccaCCAAAGGAAAATCCATTTTTATGGTCAGAAAGGGAAAGGAAATTGCCCCTAAACCGGACAATGAACCTAGTACCAAGGAGGTCAACCAGGAAATCGACAACATTCCTGTCAAAGTCACCTCACGACGACCAAACCGACATACCAATGATCCCAATTACTTGGAATCCTGCAGAGTTCAAAGGGAGTCCGACGCCAGGAAACTCAGGAATAAGAACGAGAAAACAATCTGGAACACCCCTATCGTACCACAATACGATGAATTCAACCAACGTTTCTGGACCAACAAACACCAGAAATATACGGAACTCGCCAGGGAACGAGCCATCACGGAACAAGATGACGACATCTACATCCGAGCGTACACAAAAGAAATGTTGGAAGACCCTACAACTCCAGAAGAACGTATGCAAGCGGAAAAGGACCTAAGGAGGTACCCTAATCACCCGAACCACAAGCAGATATCATGGGTATCATGCACACGACACTACTGCTCGAGACACCAGCAAGATAAGATAGCAAACGATTGCTTCCCAGTACAAGTTCCGGAACATCAAGAACAGAAACCCTACCTGATAATCGACACAGTTGGGTACCGAGTTACAAAGAAATACAGGGGATCTCAAGTAGCAAAACTAGAAGCTCACACAGAAACACGAGAACGAGCTCTAGCACATATTCAAAATTCTAGACACGTCTCTCAGTGGAGACAACGGGTACAGCAGGAAGTCGAGATCGCCGAAGACGAAACACTCGACCAAGAACTCAGTCAAATCAATCAGGACATCACCCGATGGGAAGGAGAACTATCCCAAGATGAACAAGATATCCTTCGACAGCTAGACAAGCAACAGTTGCAAGAACGATTGATACAaactgaagaagaaaaaggaagaccCCTCACTGAAGGAGAAAAAGCAGACATCATCCTAGACCACGAGGTAGGAAAGATGGAAGCTGCTTATCAACAAAAATTAGCCACCCAGAACGAATGTCCCGACGACATCAACTGCACCAAGAGCGAATGCAGCATGGATCACCCATGGGGAAAAGGCACGCGCCATCTGTAA